ATCGAAGAAGACAATATCGCCACTGCCGCAGGTCTGGGATTTCTTGACGATGTGATTATCGACCAACATTTTGTCCGCCGCAAACGGCACAATCGGCTCATCAGTCTGGTACTGGAAAATCCAAAATTGGTGGGCATGGGCATCGATGAATCCACAGCATTACTGGTTCATCCGAATCATCAATTTGAAGTGCTCGGCGAAAACAGCGTAATTGTTTACGACGCGCGAAAGGCAAAAATCGCGCCCTTCGATTCGACACAATCTTACAATCTGGCCGCCAGCAACATCACGATGCACGTTTTGACGCACGGCTATCTTTTCGATCTGAATAAAAACGAGGTAATTGCGCCGCATGACACAGCAGAAAAATAGAGCGATCTCCCTGCCGCACACGTTAGTGATCATTTTTTCCATTATCGTCATCATCGCCGTTCTGACTTACGTCATCCCCGGCGGCAAGTACGACCGCCAGAATAAAGACGGCAGAACCGTGGTCATCGGCGATTCCTTCCGCTTCACGGAAAATGTGCCCCAGGGAATCGGCGCACTGCTGCTCGCTCCCTTTCGCGGTTTTGTTGACGCCGCGGCGATAATCGCCTTCGTCATTCTCGTCGGCGGCGCTTTCGGCGTGATTCAGAAAACCGGCGCCATCGATAGCATGATCAAATCCATCACTGCGGCGCACTCGCGTTCGGCTCTGTTGCGCAAAATGATGATTCCGCTGCTCATGATTGTCTTCGCGCTCGGGGGCTCGATTTTTGGCATGAGCGAGGAAGTGATTCCGTTCATTTTGATTTTCATCCCGCTGGCGCTGGCTTTGGGCTACGATTCGATTGTCGGGACGGCAATCCCGTTTTTGGGCGCCGGAGCCGGATTTGCCGGCGCGTTCATTAATCCGTTCACTATCGGCATCGCCCAGGGAATTGCTGAATTGCCACCGATTTCCGGCATTTTTTACCGCATTTTTTGCTGGATCATCATCACTGCCACGGCGATATTTTTCGTCTCTCGCTATGCCGCAAAAGTGAAGACAAATCCGCAAATCAGTCCCACTTTTGACCTCGATGAGGAAAAACGAAAACATTTTTCAGAAGTCGATCCGGGAAACCACTCGCTGGACAGGCATCACGCTTTTGTGCTCATTCTGTTTGCGGCGGCGCTGGTGCTGTTGGTTGTGGGCGTCCTGCAATTCAAATGGTACATTCCGGAAATTGCCGCGCTGTTTTTTGGCGCTGCTATCGTTTGTGGCATTGCCGGAAAATTGTCGCCCAACGCCATCGCAGAAAGTTTTGTCAACGGCACCAAAGACATGATGA
This genomic window from Calditrichota bacterium contains:
- a CDS encoding YfcC family protein is translated as MTQQKNRAISLPHTLVIIFSIIVIIAVLTYVIPGGKYDRQNKDGRTVVIGDSFRFTENVPQGIGALLLAPFRGFVDAAAIIAFVILVGGAFGVIQKTGAIDSMIKSITAAHSRSALLRKMMIPLLMIVFALGGSIFGMSEEVIPFILIFIPLALALGYDSIVGTAIPFLGAGAGFAGAFINPFTIGIAQGIAELPPISGIFYRIFCWIIITATAIFFVSRYAAKVKTNPQISPTFDLDEEKRKHFSEVDPGNHSLDRHHAFVLILFAAALVLLVVGVLQFKWYIPEIAALFFGAAIVCGIAGKLSPNAIAESFVNGTKDMMTAVLVIAFARGILIIASDGQIIDTILYSLSRQITRFHPIFAGQAMFLVQTLINFFIPSGSGQAALTMPVMAPLSDLLGVTRQTAVLAF